One Gemmatimonadaceae bacterium genomic region harbors:
- a CDS encoding DUF1572 family protein — translation MDRFTDAACTILLDEFLPKITLSLAPLSDADTWWRPAESSNSIANLLLHLEGNARQWILSGVRGDPDVRDRDAEFAARAGPGKEALVARFRDTLIEIERVLAGIPADRFDEPRRIQGSDTTIFGAMFRLTTHVAVHTGQIIQLAKWRAPGVVRHYEASSTSFTPLWQPTPRPPLP, via the coding sequence ATGGACCGCTTCACCGACGCCGCCTGCACCATCCTGCTCGACGAGTTCCTGCCGAAGATCACCCTCTCCCTCGCCCCGCTCAGCGACGCCGACACGTGGTGGCGCCCGGCCGAGTCGTCGAACAGCATCGCGAACCTGCTGCTGCACCTCGAGGGCAATGCGCGGCAGTGGATCCTGTCCGGCGTGCGCGGCGACCCGGACGTGCGCGACCGTGACGCCGAGTTCGCGGCCCGCGCGGGGCCCGGCAAGGAGGCGCTGGTGGCGCGGTTCCGCGACACATTGATCGAGATCGAGCGCGTGCTGGCCGGCATTCCCGCCGACCGGTTCGACGAGCCGCGCCGGATCCAGGGGTCGGACACCACCATCTTCGGCGCGATGTTCCGCCTCACTACGCACGTCGCCGTGCACACCGGCCAGATCATCCAGCTCGCGAAGTGGCGCGCGCCCGGCGTGGTGCGCCACTACGAGGCATCCTCCACGTCGTTCACGCCGCTCTGGCAGCCCACCCCGCGCCCGCCGCTGCCCTGA
- a CDS encoding DUF481 domain-containing protein, which yields MTRTVLRSMALVTVAAGTVMAQEPAKKPPYEFVADFSLAASQGNQEVNTVSLGQRYSYAFPTWKFSQTASAVRGTANGVRNAELYQAGARGDYNLTKKLTAYVATTGLRNTPAGLNSQFNESFGLGYKFVDTDIDKLQMSLGLGGLQRSFVGTNPSTSDFVGNVDGMYRHMFSKVSYFEQVAGFTPNFSTTDAWQLTTKSSLVAPLSARIGIKVGYLVNYNNAPPLKPASTQRFKKFDGLLTTGVQFTY from the coding sequence ATGACTCGTACAGTTCTTCGTTCGATGGCGCTGGTGACGGTGGCTGCCGGGACGGTGATGGCGCAGGAGCCGGCGAAGAAGCCACCCTATGAGTTCGTGGCGGATTTCTCGCTGGCGGCGAGCCAGGGGAACCAGGAAGTGAACACGGTGTCGCTGGGCCAGCGGTACAGCTATGCGTTCCCGACGTGGAAGTTCTCGCAGACGGCGTCGGCGGTGCGTGGCACGGCCAACGGTGTGCGGAACGCGGAGCTCTACCAGGCCGGCGCGCGTGGCGACTACAACCTGACCAAGAAGTTGACGGCGTACGTGGCGACGACCGGCCTGCGGAACACGCCGGCGGGCCTGAACAGCCAGTTCAACGAGAGCTTCGGCCTCGGCTACAAGTTCGTCGACACCGACATCGACAAGCTGCAGATGTCGCTCGGCCTCGGCGGCCTGCAGCGCTCGTTCGTGGGGACGAACCCGAGCACGAGCGACTTCGTGGGCAACGTGGACGGGATGTACCGGCACATGTTCTCGAAGGTGAGCTACTTCGAGCAGGTGGCGGGCTTCACGCCGAACTTCTCGACCACCGATGCCTGGCAGCTGACCACCAAGTCGTCGCTGGTGGCGCCGCTGTCGGCGCGGATCGGCATCAAGGTGGGCTACCTGGTGAACTACAACAACGCGCCGCCGCTGAAGCCGGCGTCGACGCAGCGGTTCAAGAAGTTCGACGGGTTGCTGACGACGGGCGTGCAGTTCACGTACTGA
- a CDS encoding DUF4126 domain-containing protein yields the protein METFLSVLTGIGVAAACGFRVFVPLLALGLAGRAGVIPLNDSFVMLSTLPALVALGTAAVLEVVAYYVPWLDNALDVAAAPAAVVAGVLASAAAITDLPPVLAWGIALIGGGGAAGLLHGATSLLRLKSTAVTGGAANPVVSTGELVGSIVTAALALLVPVVCAIGLVLVLGWMVRQRMSKPHTRKAVT from the coding sequence GTGGAGACGTTTCTGAGTGTGCTGACGGGGATCGGGGTGGCGGCGGCGTGCGGGTTCCGGGTGTTCGTGCCGCTGCTGGCGCTGGGCCTGGCTGGGCGTGCCGGGGTGATTCCGCTGAACGACAGCTTCGTGATGCTCTCCACGCTGCCGGCGCTGGTGGCGCTGGGGACGGCGGCGGTGCTGGAGGTGGTGGCGTACTACGTGCCGTGGCTGGACAACGCGCTGGATGTGGCGGCGGCGCCGGCCGCGGTGGTGGCCGGTGTGCTGGCGAGCGCGGCCGCGATCACGGATCTTCCACCGGTGCTGGCGTGGGGCATCGCGCTGATCGGCGGCGGCGGTGCGGCGGGGCTGCTGCATGGGGCCACGTCGTTGCTGCGGCTGAAGAGCACGGCGGTGACGGGTGGGGCGGCGAACCCGGTGGTGTCGACGGGTGAGCTGGTGGGATCGATCGTGACGGCCGCGCTGGCGTTGCTGGTGCCGGTGGTGTGTGCGATCGGGCTGGTGCTGGTGCTGGGCTGGATGGTACGTCAACGGATGTCCAAACCACACACACGAAAGGCGGTGACATGA
- the purE gene encoding 5-(carboxyamino)imidazole ribonucleotide mutase produces the protein MRCPDGADRHRPRHICLVTTPTDRPAPLVGVVMGSASDFPVLAPAVELLEQFGVPHEVRVVSAHRTPDQMFGYAESAHGRGLRVIIAAAGGAAHLPGMLAAKTLVPIIGVPVAATALAGIDALLSIVQMPRGIPVATVAIGKPGAANAALLAMQILATTDPGLHDALATWRAARTQDVLDHPDPRTTA, from the coding sequence ATGCGGTGCCCGGACGGCGCAGACCGGCACCGGCCACGCCATATTTGCCTCGTGACGACTCCTACCGACAGACCTGCGCCGCTCGTCGGCGTCGTGATGGGCAGCGCCAGCGACTTCCCCGTGCTCGCGCCCGCCGTCGAACTCCTCGAACAGTTCGGCGTCCCGCATGAGGTCCGCGTCGTCTCGGCGCACCGCACGCCCGACCAGATGTTCGGCTACGCCGAGTCCGCGCATGGCCGCGGACTGCGCGTGATCATCGCCGCCGCCGGCGGCGCCGCGCACCTCCCCGGGATGCTCGCCGCCAAGACCCTCGTGCCCATCATCGGAGTGCCCGTCGCCGCCACCGCGCTCGCCGGCATCGACGCCCTCCTCTCCATCGTGCAGATGCCCAGGGGCATCCCCGTGGCCACCGTCGCCATCGGCAAGCCCGGCGCCGCCAACGCCGCCCTGCTCGCCATGCAGATCCTCGCCACCACCGACCCCGGCCTGCACGACGCACTCGCCACCTGGCGCGCCGCCCGCACCCAGGACGTGCTCGACCATCCCGACCCGCGCACCACCGCATGA
- the purK gene encoding 5-(carboxyamino)imidazole ribonucleotide synthase has product MTTILPGATIGFLGGGQLARMAALAARSMGYGVHVLDPDPDCPAAPVASHVVTARYDDADAAAAFARTCDVLTLDIEQVATASITAASVHAPVHPAAAPIHIIQDRGRQKQWLLDNGFPVAPFRIAHTAGDVADAFETLGRSIAKTTAGGYDGRGQARIRSAHDLDAAGALTRQATVVVEQWIELAGELSVMVARSSTGEVRTFPVSWNHHDNGVLTWAMTPAPVSDVTTAAAITLASAIAEELGIVGLLAVELFVTGDDALLVNELAPRPHNTFHATERACITSQFEQQVRAVCGLPLGSTALLSAGAIVNLLGDLWEPHGEQPHWTSALEVAGVRLHLYGKKLAKPGRKMGHLSAVGPTPEAARDAVLDAYARLLPH; this is encoded by the coding sequence ATGACCACCATCCTGCCCGGCGCCACGATCGGGTTCCTCGGCGGCGGGCAGCTCGCACGCATGGCGGCACTCGCCGCTCGATCCATGGGCTACGGCGTGCACGTGCTCGACCCCGATCCCGACTGCCCCGCCGCCCCCGTCGCCTCACACGTCGTCACCGCCCGCTACGACGACGCAGACGCCGCCGCCGCCTTCGCGCGCACCTGCGACGTCCTCACCCTCGACATCGAACAGGTCGCCACCGCCAGCATCACCGCCGCCAGCGTGCACGCCCCCGTGCACCCGGCCGCCGCACCGATCCACATCATCCAGGATCGCGGGCGCCAGAAGCAGTGGCTCCTGGACAACGGCTTCCCCGTCGCACCGTTCCGCATCGCCCACACCGCGGGCGACGTCGCCGACGCCTTCGAGACCCTCGGGCGCAGCATCGCCAAGACCACCGCCGGCGGCTACGACGGACGCGGACAGGCGCGCATCCGCTCCGCGCACGACCTCGATGCCGCCGGCGCCCTCACCCGCCAGGCCACCGTCGTCGTCGAACAGTGGATCGAGCTGGCCGGCGAACTGTCGGTGATGGTCGCCCGCAGCAGCACCGGCGAGGTGCGCACCTTCCCGGTCTCGTGGAACCACCACGACAACGGCGTCCTCACCTGGGCCATGACCCCCGCCCCGGTCAGCGATGTCACCACCGCCGCGGCAATCACCCTGGCGTCGGCCATCGCGGAAGAACTGGGCATCGTCGGGCTCCTCGCCGTCGAACTCTTCGTCACCGGCGACGACGCGCTGCTCGTCAACGAACTCGCCCCACGACCGCACAACACCTTCCACGCCACCGAGCGGGCCTGCATCACCAGCCAGTTCGAGCAGCAGGTCCGCGCCGTCTGCGGCCTCCCGCTCGGCAGCACGGCCCTCCTCTCCGCAGGCGCCATCGTCAACCTCCTCGGCGACCTCTGGGAACCGCACGGCGAACAGCCACACTGGACCTCCGCCCTCGAGGTCGCCGGCGTCCGGCTCCACCTCTACGGGAAGAAGCTCGCCAAGCCGGGCCGCAAGATGGGCCACCTTTCGGCAGTCGGCCCAACGCCAGAGGCCGCCCGCGACGCCGTGCTCGACGCATACGCCCGCCTGCTCCCGCACTGA
- the moaC gene encoding cyclic pyranopterin monophosphate synthase MoaC yields the protein MTPGELSHIDSQGNARMVDVSVKPDTHRVAVATGAIRMAPATFDLIQRQALPKGDVLTVARVAGIQAAKRTADLIPLCHPLALRGVDIAFQMDEALPGCRVSAQVRTTGPTGVEMEALTAVSVALLTVYDMAKAVDRDMVLLDIRVESKDGGRSGSWRRSPPEDAGEP from the coding sequence ATGACCCCGGGCGAACTCAGCCATATTGACAGCCAGGGGAACGCCCGGATGGTTGACGTCTCGGTCAAGCCCGACACCCACCGGGTGGCCGTGGCAACTGGAGCGATCCGGATGGCACCCGCTACATTTGACCTCATCCAGCGGCAAGCGCTTCCGAAGGGGGACGTGCTGACCGTGGCAAGAGTTGCCGGAATCCAGGCCGCCAAGCGGACCGCTGACCTGATTCCCCTCTGCCATCCACTCGCCCTGCGTGGTGTGGATATTGCCTTTCAGATGGATGAGGCTCTTCCCGGCTGTCGTGTCTCCGCACAAGTGCGGACCACGGGACCGACGGGAGTCGAGATGGAAGCGTTGACCGCCGTGTCCGTCGCACTGCTGACGGTGTACGACATGGCCAAGGCCGTCGATCGGGACATGGTCCTGCTCGATATCCGGGTGGAGTCGAAGGACGGAGGGCGCTCTGGATCCTGGCGCCGTTCGCCACCGGAGGATGCCGGCGAGCCATGA
- a CDS encoding lytic transglycosylase domain-containing protein, whose amino-acid sequence MRSAGLPAECFAPLALTRRTAGDAPGEPVWRAPDARLLDMHDLRGTYVHRGDNERLRRRFRRWIIAGGALVSVGMAARRPVVLDARAEAATPVAASSSTARVASLADRLHAATTARKATQRLQRWNKIYTLAHRWMVDTELARAIHDAAVEAGLDPELAFRVVNVESQFKEHATSHVGAAGLTQVMLPTARYYDRNITKAKLYERETNLRIGFHYLRDLIDERRGNVKLALLTYNRGGLAVETELSLGLDPSNGYDTKVMRGYKGAARIRSVSASRAND is encoded by the coding sequence ATGCGTTCCGCCGGGCTGCCGGCGGAGTGTTTCGCGCCACTGGCGCTGACGCGCCGGACGGCCGGGGACGCACCCGGCGAGCCGGTGTGGCGCGCCCCTGACGCGAGGTTGCTCGACATGCACGACCTGAGAGGTACCTACGTTCACCGCGGAGACAACGAGCGGCTGCGCCGCCGGTTCCGCCGCTGGATCATCGCCGGAGGCGCACTCGTCTCCGTCGGCATGGCCGCCCGCCGGCCCGTGGTGCTCGATGCCCGCGCCGAAGCGGCGACCCCCGTCGCCGCCTCCAGCTCCACCGCCCGCGTGGCCTCGCTGGCTGACCGCCTGCACGCCGCCACGACCGCCCGGAAGGCCACCCAGCGCCTGCAGCGCTGGAACAAGATCTACACCCTCGCCCATCGCTGGATGGTCGACACCGAACTCGCCCGCGCCATCCACGATGCCGCCGTCGAAGCCGGACTCGATCCCGAACTCGCCTTCCGCGTCGTCAACGTCGAGAGCCAGTTCAAGGAGCACGCCACCAGCCACGTCGGCGCCGCCGGCCTGACCCAGGTCATGCTCCCCACCGCTCGCTACTACGACCGCAACATCACCAAGGCCAAGCTCTACGAGCGCGAGACCAACCTGCGCATCGGCTTCCACTACCTGCGCGACCTCATCGACGAGCGCCGCGGCAACGTCAAGCTCGCCCTCCTCACCTACAACCGCGGTGGCCTTGCGGTCGAGACCGAGCTCTCACTCGGCCTCGATCCGTCCAACGGCTACGACACCAAGGTCATGCGCGGCTACAAGGGCGCCGCACGCATCCGGAGCGTCTCGGCGTCCCGCGCCAACGACTGA
- a CDS encoding transglycosylase SLT domain-containing protein produces MRFRPPLAILLLCTACASRHPAPVVAPEPTVAAAAPVPVMPGPPAAADTARRVDTTATPVVSDSEVVQRAAAIFEAAPVAAAPAAAAGPMAPDARATWDIDVRSYETHQMVAQYVGIFTGRGRPYMERSMSRGTRYDAMLRRKFREAGLPEDMTYLALIESSYLPHAYSRAAAVGMWQFMAPTARGIGMRVDWWVDERRDPMRATEGAIDFLTDLHDAYGSWYLAAAAYNGGPGRVSRGLRRFSDELDGSEGEDRFFALAEQKYLPSETKAYVPKLIAAAMVAKEPARYGLRVDTMPAFAYDSVMVAGGVSLAAVAKASGSSIDEIRDLNPHFLRGVTPPGEATEVRVPVGRSAGFATAFAALPESERAGWREVRVASLQSAQSIADEAGVPVRALRWVNPKLALDRRGRVRAGTLLRVPTPLTVAGARDVPDPSIARFGSSRASPAVSLVSQRVRVRRGESLTSVARRSGVSVATLRAMNGIRGNRLRAGQVLVVRRPSKKAVAAARRAAVTRSARAGSSERRCTNRVVKVRGKRRTVRSCTAAPSPASPARSARAATGGAKARRGAAAATRPARKARSAQPSRSQRSARKAAPRSTRRPAATPKKGRARQR; encoded by the coding sequence ATGCGATTCCGCCCACCGCTCGCGATCCTGCTGCTCTGCACTGCTTGTGCCTCGCGCCATCCGGCACCGGTGGTTGCCCCCGAGCCGACGGTCGCGGCGGCGGCACCGGTGCCGGTGATGCCCGGACCACCCGCAGCGGCGGACACCGCCCGGCGCGTCGACACGACGGCCACACCGGTGGTCTCCGATTCCGAGGTGGTGCAGCGGGCCGCGGCAATCTTCGAGGCGGCCCCCGTGGCCGCCGCGCCGGCTGCCGCAGCGGGCCCCATGGCGCCCGATGCACGGGCGACGTGGGACATCGACGTCCGCAGCTACGAGACGCACCAGATGGTGGCGCAGTACGTCGGCATCTTCACGGGACGCGGCCGTCCGTACATGGAGCGGAGCATGAGCCGCGGCACGCGCTACGACGCGATGCTGCGCCGGAAGTTCCGCGAGGCTGGGCTGCCCGAGGACATGACGTACCTCGCGCTGATCGAGAGCAGCTACCTGCCGCACGCCTATTCGCGCGCGGCGGCGGTGGGGATGTGGCAGTTCATGGCGCCGACGGCGCGCGGGATCGGAATGCGGGTGGACTGGTGGGTGGATGAGCGCCGCGACCCGATGCGTGCGACGGAGGGTGCGATCGACTTCCTGACCGACCTGCACGATGCGTACGGGAGCTGGTACCTGGCGGCGGCGGCGTACAACGGCGGCCCGGGGCGCGTGTCGCGCGGATTGCGGCGGTTCTCGGACGAGCTGGACGGGTCGGAGGGTGAGGACCGGTTCTTCGCGCTGGCGGAGCAGAAGTACCTGCCGTCGGAGACGAAGGCGTACGTGCCGAAGCTGATCGCGGCGGCGATGGTGGCGAAGGAGCCGGCGCGCTACGGCTTGCGGGTGGATACGATGCCGGCGTTCGCGTACGACTCGGTGATGGTGGCGGGCGGGGTGTCGCTGGCGGCGGTGGCGAAGGCGAGTGGCTCGTCGATCGACGAGATCCGCGACCTGAACCCGCACTTCCTGCGTGGTGTCACGCCGCCGGGTGAGGCCACCGAGGTGCGGGTGCCGGTGGGTCGGAGTGCCGGTTTCGCGACGGCGTTCGCCGCGCTGCCGGAATCGGAGCGGGCCGGGTGGCGCGAGGTGCGCGTGGCCAGCCTGCAGTCGGCGCAATCGATCGCCGACGAGGCGGGGGTGCCGGTGCGCGCCTTGCGCTGGGTGAACCCGAAGCTGGCGCTCGACCGGCGTGGCCGGGTGCGGGCCGGGACGCTGCTGCGTGTGCCGACGCCGCTGACGGTGGCCGGAGCGCGGGACGTGCCGGATCCGTCGATCGCCCGCTTCGGCAGCAGCCGGGCCAGTCCGGCGGTGTCGCTGGTCTCGCAGCGGGTGCGGGTGCGACGTGGGGAGAGCCTGACGAGCGTGGCCCGTCGGAGCGGCGTCTCGGTGGCGACGCTGCGCGCGATGAATGGCATCCGGGGGAACCGCCTGCGCGCCGGGCAGGTGCTGGTGGTCCGGCGGCCATCGAAGAAGGCGGTGGCTGCGGCGCGGCGTGCGGCCGTCACGCGGAGTGCGCGGGCGGGGAGCTCGGAGCGCCGGTGCACGAACCGGGTGGTGAAGGTTCGCGGGAAGCGTCGCACGGTGCGGAGCTGCACGGCGGCGCCGAGCCCGGCGAGCCCGGCGAGGTCGGCTCGGGCGGCGACCGGCGGTGCCAAGGCCCGGCGCGGTGCGGCCGCGGCGACCCGTCCGGCGCGCAAGGCGAGGTCGGCCCAGCCGTCCCGGAGCCAGCGGTCTGCCAGAAAGGCGGCACCGCGCTCCACCCGCCGGCCGGCCGCGACGCCGAAGAAGGGGCGCGCCCGGCAGCGCTGA
- a CDS encoding serine hydrolase has translation MLPIRTISLHAAACGLAITLATGCATNPPRGASPAPPPADPIPAIEARAAATPGAVVRLAAWRLDGRGPRLLLRADSLVHAASTMKVPVMITLAQRADRGLLQLDGAIPLGNRFASIVDGSPYTLARTDDSDDSVYARVGERVSLRWLATRMITHSSNLATNTLLTVVAADSVTAAMRALGATRMLVRRGVEDTPAFRAGLNNVTTAADLATILAAIATDRAASPAACAWMREVLFAQAYNTAIPTGLPAGTRIAHKTGDITRVEHDAAIVYQAGDGAPYVLVVLTSGIESQAQARVLIADIARIVHGALQR, from the coding sequence ATGCTCCCGATCCGGACCATCTCGCTCCACGCCGCCGCCTGCGGGCTGGCCATCACACTCGCCACCGGCTGCGCGACCAACCCGCCCCGCGGCGCCAGCCCTGCCCCTCCGCCGGCGGACCCGATCCCGGCCATCGAGGCGCGGGCCGCGGCCACACCCGGTGCCGTCGTCCGCCTCGCCGCCTGGCGCCTGGACGGTCGCGGCCCGCGGCTCCTGCTGCGCGCCGACTCGCTCGTCCACGCGGCCAGCACCATGAAGGTGCCCGTGATGATCACGCTCGCGCAGCGCGCCGATCGCGGCCTGCTGCAGCTCGACGGCGCCATCCCGCTCGGCAACCGGTTCGCGTCGATCGTCGACGGGTCACCCTACACCCTCGCCCGAACCGACGACTCCGACGACAGCGTCTACGCCCGCGTCGGGGAGCGCGTGAGTCTCCGCTGGCTCGCCACGCGCATGATCACGCACTCCAGCAACCTCGCCACCAACACCCTGCTCACCGTCGTCGCCGCCGACTCGGTCACGGCGGCAATGCGCGCGCTGGGCGCGACCCGGATGCTCGTGCGCCGCGGCGTGGAGGACACACCGGCCTTCCGCGCCGGCCTGAACAACGTCACCACCGCGGCCGATCTCGCCACGATCCTCGCGGCCATCGCCACCGATCGCGCCGCCTCGCCGGCGGCCTGCGCCTGGATGCGCGAGGTGCTGTTTGCGCAGGCCTACAACACCGCCATCCCCACCGGGCTGCCCGCCGGCACGCGCATCGCCCACAAGACGGGCGACATCACGCGCGTGGAGCACGATGCCGCCATCGTCTATCAGGCGGGTGACGGTGCCCCCTACGTGCTGGTCGTGCTCACCAGCGGCATCGAGAGCCAGGCGCAGGCGCGTGTGCTCATCGCCGACATCGCGCGCATCGTCCACGGCGCACTGCAGCGCTGA
- a CDS encoding phosphatase PAP2 family protein, with amino-acid sequence MNGSLITRLLRRDLLWYYRLRLSPDIPAFWRRFWLGMTHVGGARVTIAACVIGMCVPRTRYAGAHTAVALLVAFLVSQIMKRSVSRARPADTARGSTMIPAPDRFSFPSGHSAAAMAVAAMYALTYPSLGIWLLPIALMVGYSRVALGVHYPLDVIAGQAIALLTAGLLRLW; translated from the coding sequence ATGAATGGCTCGCTGATCACGCGGCTCCTTCGCCGCGACCTGCTCTGGTACTACCGGCTGCGCCTCAGCCCGGACATCCCCGCCTTCTGGCGGCGGTTCTGGCTGGGCATGACGCATGTCGGTGGTGCACGGGTGACGATCGCGGCCTGCGTGATCGGCATGTGCGTGCCCCGGACGCGGTATGCCGGCGCGCACACGGCGGTGGCGCTGCTGGTGGCGTTCCTGGTGTCGCAGATCATGAAGCGCAGCGTGAGCCGCGCCCGCCCCGCGGACACGGCCCGTGGCAGCACGATGATCCCGGCACCGGACCGGTTCAGCTTCCCGTCGGGCCACTCCGCGGCGGCGATGGCCGTGGCGGCGATGTATGCACTCACCTACCCGTCGCTCGGCATCTGGCTGCTGCCGATCGCCCTCATGGTGGGCTACAGCCGGGTGGCACTCGGCGTGCACTACCCGCTGGATGTGATCGCGGGCCAGGCGATCGCGCTGCTGACGGCGGGGCTGCTGCGCCTCTGGTAG
- a CDS encoding pyridoxamine 5'-phosphate oxidase family protein, with the protein MPISIRPLTPEECRALLASHRVGRLAYAYKQRVDIEPLHYVADGDWLYMRTGHGTKVAMLEHQPWVALEVDEVNGMFDWRSVVVHGSVQLLDPTDGAEGRARWEHAVETFRRIVPDSFGPSDPTPLRHVMLRVHMSHVEGRAATSSAR; encoded by the coding sequence ATGCCGATCTCCATCCGACCGCTGACGCCCGAAGAGTGCCGCGCCCTGCTGGCGTCGCACCGCGTGGGGCGGCTGGCGTACGCGTACAAGCAGCGCGTGGACATCGAGCCACTGCACTACGTGGCCGACGGCGACTGGCTCTACATGCGCACCGGGCACGGCACGAAGGTGGCGATGCTCGAGCACCAGCCGTGGGTGGCGCTGGAGGTCGACGAGGTGAACGGGATGTTCGACTGGCGGAGCGTGGTGGTGCATGGCAGCGTGCAGCTCCTCGATCCCACCGACGGTGCCGAGGGGCGCGCGCGCTGGGAGCATGCCGTCGAGACGTTCCGGCGCATCGTACCGGACAGCTTCGGGCCTTCGGACCCCACACCGCTGCGCCACGTGATGCTCCGCGTGCACATGTCGCACGTCGAGGGGCGGGCCGCGACGTCGAGCGCGCGCTGA